The Bubalus kerabau isolate K-KA32 ecotype Philippines breed swamp buffalo chromosome 12, PCC_UOA_SB_1v2, whole genome shotgun sequence region GTCTCTTTTAAGAAAGCCCAGGTATTTGTAAATGTTGAGCATACTGAATTATGATTTGGGATTTTGAATCTAACAATTAATTGCAGAAAGAGACCACTTTAGCCTTGTAGGTAATAAACCAggcaatataataaaaattattctgtAGGTGAGGGGGCAGGGAGAATAATAGGAAATACAGGTAAAATAACCAAAGTTCTGAGTGATTATCATAACACAAGAcctgttaaaaattaaagatcatTACTGGAGTTTCCAACTCTCAACTACTTGTAGTAGGGAAACAAATTACATAAGAAAGGTTCTATCGTGAAAGAAACAGCTAAGCTTTAAAAATCTCTTACTCTTTGGAAACTGTAATTATTTCTGCATCATTGTAAATAACATCAAGACTCCATAGGGTTTTATTGGGTTGACAGAtaagttcgttcaggttttttGTAACAGCGTACAGGGTTGATGTTACATAATTAGGGGTTATACCTAATTTGAAAGATATATTTACATGACACCATAGACAACTTTGttctgtctttgatttttaagttGAGTGAATATTATTACTTTTGGCAATTAAcagtaaagattaaaaaatatatatatatttacctcaCTCAAAAGAGAAGAATGTTCCTCAGGACATGTCTCTGTCTGCATTTATGGATCCATTCCAAAGATCCTGCAGGCAAGTGAGGTCTGATACTTCTGTGCACTTGATTGCAATCAGGAAATGCTTGCAGATACTCTACTGAGCAGAAGTGCAGTAACATGAATTCTGctcttgttttgttcttttccttagaATGTAACATTTAAATTAATGCTTTGGAGGGTTTACTGTTCATTACTGTGCTGAGTACTTTTAGTGGATAAACATATAAAGTACTATATACGAACCTAGATTTCCCTTTAGTaaacattacttaaaaaaaagatttccctTGTTTTGATTTCCAACCTTAAAGGTTAATGAAGAAATGTAGATTTTCAATGAATcttttaattattaatacataatttATTATTGCTTTATATTAGTATATGCAATGATTTTTTAGAAACCTAGTGATGTCATAATAGACCCATAACTGTTCTTCATACATTCCACACAGGCTCCTCCTGTTTTTATTAAAAGGGAGGTCTTCTCTTTCATaatcaaagaaagaaagtatATTTAGCTAGTCACACAGACAGTTGAGTGTTGAAAACCAACTCATTGAATAGAACATTCATGAATCACTAAAATAGtataaagtaaatttaaaacatcctttctaatagaaaatatattcCTTCCTAACCCTGTGCATGCATCTGAATGGTGAACACCACAGAACTAAAATACCTTGATTAATTATAGTTTGCCTTATGAACATTTTCTGTATAATTGATTCTGTAACCAGAAAGAAGACAGTTAAATCATTTGTACTTGTTTTAAGTAGGAAAATGATTTGCCAGAAAGGGAAAATTATGGGCCATTTAGTTGGGCTCCATGACAATCACGTCATGACACTGAAAGGCCTTTTCACACCTGGTAAAGAAAatgctctgtgtgtgtgacaACAAATAGAAATcctgtttttgtgtgtttgtgcctAAGTGCCTCCATGAATGTGCATGTGTTAATCCTAACTGGACTGAATTACAGATCAGACTAATTGAAGAAGCACATATAAAAAAgggttttcattttagttttattatagTGAGCagtacttttaattttcttgaaaggcACCCAAGAATAATTACCTTTGTGaaccaaaaatatacaaaactgTACAGAATAAATAGTTCATAAAAATCTAGCTATACTTTCTTGTAAAATAAAGCTACATTGTCCCACTCTTGAGGCAACTTAAACCACTTACCCTTAGACGTGCCTTTTGCTACTAATTTATGGCATCTATCAGtgtacatcaataaaaataaaatatttttcctatttttttacaCCAGTGAATTATTACTTGCCACAAGAAACATCTTTCTATCTCGGTATTCAAATTTACAAAGGATTAATGCTATGAAAGAATCCAAACTAACGATAGATGCACTAATTGTATTTACAGTTGAATATCAGTAGCATTTTCAAAATATCCCAAGAGTAAGAATTAAACTTTGAGCACAAATGACATACCttagttcacagcagcattaacAAGAAGATTGTCCACACAAAATGTGCAGAAAAaccaaaatgttttcttcctcATTCCACCTGAACTGTTAATcatccttatttttaaattcagaaagcATTTCAGTGGCATTTTTTAATTCTCAAAGTTTCAAAGTTTTGAGCCACTCATACCCTATGTAATTcaactttccattttttcttttctattactatttgttaattttaaagTTCCAGTTCCTTTTGCCTTTATTGCAAGAAAAGTTGGTGTATCTAACAACTTACACTTTTGTAAGTACATATAATGATTttataaacaatacatttcttacATATTATAACTACATTTACTGTTACAGTTTTCAAATGACAAAAATCCAATTCTATTTAATCCATGGGTAATATAACTCAAGAAATTAAGGGTTAAATATTAAACCCTTTTAGATGTGTAAGAGGACATCTATGAAACACTTTACTTATatgggaaaatattaatataatcctTGAATGATTTACATGCAAGGACTTATTTTATTGGGGATAGACAAAATTGCCTGAAGACAATGCAATGGCTTCTCCCAGTGATCcctgagtttctttttcttttcccatagGATTGCTGCTGTGCTTAAGTTCTGATTGATGACACACTCATATAAGGCACTTATATACAAGGTCTGGACTTAAGACAGAATCACAGCATTTCTGCAGAAGCCCTTGAACTCTCTATGTTTGCTGCTCCAGGACTTCTAAGTAATCAGGTTCAGCATGTAAATTAGCTTTCAGCTCAAAATACTCATTTTTAGTCTGTTCCACTAATACCTTCCTTGGCCTTGAGTACAGTAATGTCTCCATCAACTTTAACTCTTCATGGGCTCCTGGATAATGTACCTCCGTATCAGGCTGAAGTTGAGCAATATTTTTCCTTAGGTATTCTGTGATTCCCAGTTGCTGaagttccctttctttctctaaaaTGTTCCTATATAATGAACTGGCATCCTGGAAGGTTAAAAATTCAGTGGATTGGTCTGTGGTTTTGTACTTCATATTTGAACCTGTGAGTGGGGAGTGGTTTTCTCGTTCTAAAAGACTTCTTTGGAGATGTTTTGCATCACTTCCCTCTTTCtcgttcctttcttcttcttcttccagaTGCTTTGGGCCAAAGGATGGGCTCCTATAGACATGAACCATGGGGCTCACCATGTGCTGCTCATAGAGTGATGCTGTGGGTCTTTCAGTAGTATGGTGAGTTGTTTTATGGCCGTACATGCTATACTGGAGATGCACAGGACTGGTGTCTCTCATCTGCTCGTCTGCTTGTTTCTTTTTGTATCTTCTCCTGCGGTGGAGAACAAGAACCACTATCCCTGCAGCACAGAACACAATAGTTATGAATACAATCAGTAGACCTAGTATTAAAACAGATAGTGGTACAGCATCAGTAAGTGATTTAAAAATAGTATCAGCTGTAGTTGTGGTTGTAGGAGTATTGACAATGATGTAACTAGTCTGAGTTGGCAGGGATGGGTTATTGCCTAAACCTGGGCAAAGAAGTTCACTATTAAGTGCTTTCAATTCCTTTTTGTGTAAGTGCTCTGGAGAGGTGCAGAGTATTTCATCTGTCACTGTGTTCTTACTTAACTTTTGTATCCATTGCTGCAATCCAACCAGGTCACAGGAACAATCCCAGGGGTTGTCCTCAAGGTCAATCTGGGTCAGTAAATCAAGGTCATCCAAGATATTACTTACAGGTAGATGAGTAAATTGATTTGTTTTAAGGTTTATCCTCGTAAGAGGAACCCCTGAAAAAATATGTGGTGGTAAAACTTGTAGGAGGTTGTTGTTTAAATAGAGCACTTTCAGTTTAGGCATTGGGTTGAAGGTTCCAGGTAATATTTCCTTAACACCATTGTATTCAAGATATAAGTACTCAAGGTTGTGGAGACCAAGGAACATACCTCCACTCAATTTGGTCAGGTGGTTACCATTCAGATAAAGCTTTTGTAATCTTGTTAAATTCATAAATGATCCTTCTTCAAGAACCTCAATACGATTGTTTCCCAAGTGAAGCATTTCCAAAGTGAAGTATTCCACTAAGTCAGACTTCAGTAATGTATGAATGATATTCCCTGCAAGAATAAGCTTTCTAGGATTTTGTGGAGGAGGTTTTAGATCTGATAAACTTTCAATATTGCGCTCCTGACAGTGTATTAGAAGTCCTGATGGGGAGAGTACTTTGCAATTACAAGGAATAGGACAGTAGAGTCCCGGAAGTTGAGTGGATGGCTTTGTAATATAAGGTATTAAACCTGGTGCTTTGGTGGGTGGTTTTAAAAGAGACGTGGTCTTGGCTGACATGTGACTATCGCTTATTGAAGAGGTTACTGCCAGATGTAATGATCCAGAAGGATCCTCGTGTTCTTCGTATACTGGTGGAGTGGGGCAAATTGATTCCTTTTTCAGCCGGCTTAGTATGCTTCCTTTGAAAAATGGAGGGCTGTTACATACAACATCACCAATTACAGACTGTGGGGGCATGTTTTCCAACCAAAGTTTTAGCTGTAATAAGTCACAATTGCAGGCCCATTTATTGTCCTCCAACTGGAGATCCAATATTCGGCCAATGTGTTCTAAAAAACCAACATAAGGCAATGTTTGCAACTGATTTCCACGAAGATCTAGATGCGTTAGAGGAACAAATCGAAATATGTTTGGAGGAAGACTCTCGATAGCATTGTCATTTAAAATTAACACTTTAAGTCTGTTGAGCTTGCTAAAGGCACTTGGTTCAATCACTGTAATGAAATTGTTATCTGCTTGTAGGAATTCCAGGTTTTCCAGTCCATGGAAGGTatcctctttaagaatttctagAGAATTGTGATTGATATGAAGTTGCTTAAGAAGGCCAAGGCCATTAAATGCACCAGTCTCAATATCTGCAATATTGTTAAATCCAAGGTGTATTGAGATAGCATTGGTAAGCCCAGAAAAGTCATTTGTGTGAAGTACTGTCAAGCCGTTATTTACTAAACTTAAGTGGAAAGGTCGTGATGGTGGCACACTTATTTGGGATAACGTCTTAATACCTTTCTCTTCACAGTTTATTAGCATCGTGCCGTCTTTTTCCTCACAGTTGCAAAGAGAGTCACAGGAACCTCTGGCTGAGGCAGAGGACATTGGAGATTGGGACTGTAAAGATACACAGGCAAGGAGAGATGAATACAAGAGATGAATCCAGAGCTTCATGTTGTCATGTGATGGATCTGATTCTGTAAAATACAATGCAATAGCAATGGGCTTTAGTGGCCAGCAGCAGGGAGGAGATGAAGCTGACATTTTCAAAATGATAGGTTTTCTCCTAATAGGcaaaatattgattattttaaatatataagtgCATTGCTGAgtctacattttcttttatttttttacaaatatgACCGGtagatttgttttacttttaacgTGCATTATgataacaatttaaaatttaggTCAAGGATAACTTCAAGTATATCAATTTGTGTTCATATCACCAACTAATTGCATTTTAACAGATGTGAGGGGTGTTGGCTAAATGGACCATTGATAACTTGATATGATGCAAAGGTATGTATTTGAGAAGaccttaactttttaatttttttagcttaaactagatgaatctttttttatatttatttttaattggaagacagttgctttacaatatattgcattggtttctaccatatcaacatgaatcagttccctctctcttgaaactccctcccacctcccacccctctagagaTAGCCAGAAGCAGAGAGACCTGTAGGAAATTCAAAAATGATAGAAAGACTGTATGTATGCATTTCCTTTAGTTCTATTTATGAACTGGATATCACAATATAACATCTAATAACTGTGTTTAACCTGCTTTGATTTTGGCTTAAGATATTAATTccattgtttattaaaaaaaacttgagaaaaaTATGTCTATGTAGTAAAGTAAACCTTTATAAAAGAATTTTAACTATGCTGTCTAGGGTAGTTTGTATAAACCTAAGTATCAGATATATACACTTAAAGGTATCCATTAAAATTTCACACTTTAATTTCTAGAGGTGAAATATTCACTGTTACTTTTAAATTATTCTGTGGATAAGGTTAACATCAtaaaaactaaagaagaaaaactgacCTGTGACACACATTTCTGGCTCTTACAAAAGAAGGAACAATACCTCATATAAACTTCTAATAAATGACTTCCTAATGAGGTCTTGAACCAGGCTTTAGGAAACTGAATATCtcataattaagcagctgatctTTATTGTAAGGCTTAATGATGGAAACAATGAACTCTGAAACAAACTTCACTGTATAAAAGTATTTGAAGATCTCTCTGATTTGGTAAATAAAAAAATGACAGTTCAGGATAACACATCACATATCCCAACTCCTAAAAATTCAATACATGGATCTGAAACAGCAATTAAAAGAAATTCTAACTCTAAAATAACAGCAGTGGTGTAGTAAATACTTTGAACTCTAATGTATCTAATTTTATTACCTTCCTTCAAATagtgtattttaaatttagaCTAAATTCAAATGTAAACAAACACCACATCTTGTAACTATTCAAATTTTGGAAATGATAGATGCTTTCATTTGTCTGGATAGGATGTAAACAGTAATTTTGAATCTAATTATAAATTCACAGTCAGGTAATACATCCCAAAACTGAATGAATAATCTCAAAAGTAAACTTCCATTCCATGAAAATACACAGTCTTATTGAAAACATGTATAGTATGAAGTTTCTGAAAGGTAGAAGACAACCAAAGACATGAAACATTTGAGTAGTGCCTTTCTATATGAAGGGAAAGTTAGCTGACTGAATGTTTCCAAAGGGAAATAGTTTGATTTTAAACAACTCTGAGGGCTATGCTTAGAATCAAGCAGCTTGGGGTTGGAGTCTTCAACTTGTAGATTAGCTTCACAGCTAATCTCCATATTTCTCCATAGATGACCAAGAAAGAATACTCTCTATTTCACCAGACAACACATCTTAAGAAGATAGTGAATAACTCCAGATGAGaatttcttgttatttttatcTCACATGCATTTTATGCTCTTCAAAAGGTAGTAGGGAACAGTTTCTAATGTTTTCagaaatacacataaatattaaaagtggTTCTATGTTGATAGTATGGCGATACTGTGTTAAAGAGGTAAAAAACAATCTCCATTTACATATTTTCAAGTCAGGAAAAAGTAAAAGTGGTGTGCAATATACAAAGAATCTTTTGATATTCTGCTTGTATTTGAGATTCAACAATGGTTTTTGGAAGTAATCTTTCCTTCACAGAGCACACATAGGTTAGTTTCCAATAACAAAGTGCATGCTGTAAAAGAAATAGTGGCAGATTATTTTACTTCTTCTCTAAAGCCAGCTGTTAGTCTAGATGTCTGCTGCTCACAGAAAAACAGGCATCTGCTACCGCATTACTTGTGCCAGTGAACAGGAAAGAAACTGGATATCCTTTAATGCAAAGTTCTTTTTTTAGAGAGGCAAACATATATTCAATCACTTTAGAATAATGCAAAAATAGGTATAAGGAAATCCTGGAAACATTCATCTTACCTGTAAAGCAGAGACTTCCTGACGTTATCTGTAATGCACAGCTGGAAGAGATGTTCAAAGtaaattcagtttctttattaaaaaagaaaacaccaacCACCGTGTTCTTTCTTCTCAAATATCACTTTTTGGCAAGTTCCATCGCTTCATAAAGTTAAAACCTCTGGTCCAAGACAAAATGCTGAGCATTTCATTGAAAACATTTCAAGCAGACTGCATACTAGATCATCCTGAAGCGGTTGTCCTTTTATTCCCCAATTAAAATTCACGGCATACTTCACAGCTATGCTGACTTTTTTTGCATATAGTTAACCATTTGCAAGCTGCTACATGCAGTAAACAAACAAGATGTTTAACAGAGCTGAGATTGATCACGCTTGCTTTCTTAGGCTGTAGATCCAAGCTGCAGCActgttctccttcctccctttctagTCTTTCTTGTTAGCTCAGTTTGTTGTTAGTCAGATTGCCAAGGGCTGGGAGGTAGGCGTAAATAAAGAGACTTCTTGGCTTTTGACTCAGCCTTTAAGCCCTTCCCCATCAGAGCGCTTTAATCTGCCAGTGTCATTTAACACAAGAGACAGCTCCACCTTGGGACTCAACTCCTCCTCCTGCAAACGGTCTTCCTCTCCGTTTAAATACCAAATATAGTGCAAGTGAATTTTGATGCAAATAATGACATatgtttaataatattttgttacTACAGCAGACTAAATCATACACTATACTAAAGTCTCATCTAGCACAGTATTGTACTGTTAGCACACATGTTCAGAAAAACGGCAAGCATGCTACCTATagctccagttttattttttttaactggtaCTCTAGGTTGAAATTGTGTACTAATTAAATCTTAAAATGTTAGCATGAACCGCTTTCCTGAAATACTTGTAGTTTTGTATTTACCATTTGAAAAGCAATTTGAAGCCTCATGTCTGAGACTCTTAAATTTTATACTTCATTCTACAGCCAGTGTTCAATTATGAGACTAGAaatgaagttttttctttttttcagatagaTAGTATTTATTTGGAATGGAAatatgatcatttaaaaatgcaagCAAGAATCTTAATTATACATGGTTTTCTTTAGTTGAAAACAACTTATCAGTCTCAAAAATATGAAATTGTCTTTCCAGATAAAATGAAACAAGCATCTTCATCATGTAGTGTTTTCAATATATAGCAATTATAATAACCTGATTTTTATGATACTAACTCTGGGagcattttttcctaaaatataatattta contains the following coding sequences:
- the SLITRK6 gene encoding SLIT and NTRK-like protein 6 gives rise to the protein MKLWIHLLYSSLLACVSLQSQSPMSSASARGSCDSLCNCEEKDGTMLINCEEKGIKTLSQISVPPSRPFHLSLVNNGLTVLHTNDFSGLTNAISIHLGFNNIADIETGAFNGLGLLKQLHINHNSLEILKEDTFHGLENLEFLQADNNFITVIEPSAFSKLNRLKVLILNDNAIESLPPNIFRFVPLTHLDLRGNQLQTLPYVGFLEHIGRILDLQLEDNKWACNCDLLQLKLWLENMPPQSVIGDVVCNSPPFFKGSILSRLKKESICPTPPVYEEHEDPSGSLHLAVTSSISDSHMSAKTTSLLKPPTKAPGLIPYITKPSTQLPGLYCPIPCNCKVLSPSGLLIHCQERNIESLSDLKPPPQNPRKLILAGNIIHTLLKSDLVEYFTLEMLHLGNNRIEVLEEGSFMNLTRLQKLYLNGNHLTKLSGGMFLGLHNLEYLYLEYNGVKEILPGTFNPMPKLKVLYLNNNLLQVLPPHIFSGVPLTRINLKTNQFTHLPVSNILDDLDLLTQIDLEDNPWDCSCDLVGLQQWIQKLSKNTVTDEILCTSPEHLHKKELKALNSELLCPGLGNNPSLPTQTSYIIVNTPTTTTTADTIFKSLTDAVPLSVLILGLLIVFITIVFCAAGIVVLVLHRRRRYKKKQADEQMRDTSPVHLQYSMYGHKTTHHTTERPTASLYEQHMVSPMVHVYRSPSFGPKHLEEEEERNEKEGSDAKHLQRSLLERENHSPLTGSNMKYKTTDQSTEFLTFQDASSLYRNILEKERELQQLGITEYLRKNIAQLQPDTEVHYPGAHEELKLMETLLYSRPRKVLVEQTKNEYFELKANLHAEPDYLEVLEQQT